The genomic stretch AACGAAGACGACCAAGAGAGTAGTAGGTTTACGGACTGGAGAGCACAGAGCAgttgaggaagggaggggagaaaaaCTGGGAACTGGGCGTGTTGAATGGTGAATGGGGAATATGAGGGGGAAGGGGAATACTGAGGGGAACTggaaattcagagaagaaaataggGGAGTGTAGAGAATGGTTAAGGAATACTAGGGGAGGGAGTGCAATAGTAACATGAAGGAGGATGATGTGAGGAATGGAAATAAGGAGTCCTGTCGGGTAAATAGGAAAGTCAATGGAGAACTAGGGAGCGGGGATCAAGGCAGAAGGAATACGGACTGGTACGAAGTGGGGGATAAGGAATGAGGAGTAGGGAGCGGGGGAAGGGCAGACGGAGGCCCCCCTAGGGAGGCGGAAAGGGGCGGGGCCACTTCCGGCCTGGAGCGGGGAGGGAAGTCTCTGAGTTTATGAGGGGCTCAGAGGGCGTGGACGCATTCAGGAATTGTAGAAGGACGAGGTGAGCAGCCCTGGATCTGAGCCCGGGAGGGGTCTGCCCCACCCTCTGGGATCTGCAGAAATCCTGCTGTAAAGGACCGGATCGTACCGGATCTATCCAGTCAGGAAGGGAGGGGACTGGACCTTGTTTGGCTGGGCCTAAAGATGGAATCACTAGCTCAGTACTGATTTGAGGAGGGGGTGTATTAGGGACGGGGAAGAATCAAGATGCACTTGGGCCCTGTTTGGAGGGGGGGCGTATTATGAAAAAGGGCGGGACCAGGCAGTGTTCTGGACTTGGAGTTATTCAGTAGGGGAGGGGTCAGGACTACCGGACACTGCGACAATTTGAGAGTGAGGTTtgttggggagggggcgggaccgAATGATACTATGAACTTGGAGAGGGGCGTGTTGGAAAAAGGTGTTGGACTGAGTCCTCGACTATTACGCATGCGCACTATAGATCGCTAGAAAGGGGCGTGTAGAGAAGGGCCAGCTTGGAGAGACACCAGCTGCTGAGTGCGCATGTGCAGGGTGGACATCAAAGAAAGGGCTTCTGCTGGGAAAGCGGGTGGGGCTGAGATGGGCCCTGCAACGGATGCGCATGCGCATTGTCGACTTGCGGCTAGGGGGGGTGCGCTGGGAAAGGGGGCGGGGTCCTCAGGGCTGCCGCGCTGGCAcatcttcctggagaaggggagggtgcgGCTGCAGAGAATTGAGACCTAGACGTTCTGGAATACTGAATTTGAGAACGAAGTCtttgggtggggggggtgggctTTGGGAGGGTTTGGGATTGGGTGGGGATCAGCCTCCAGGCAGAGCGGGAGAGAAGACGTTCAGTGGGTTTGCCTCTTGACCCAGGCTTTCTCCCCTTCAGGCTCAGCTCTTGCCAGGCCGACTTGAGACATGTCTGACACAAGCGAGAGTGGTACGGGTCCAACCCGCTTCCAGGTAAgcccttcttctgccctctccCTAGCTGCTTTTGCTCTCCAACTCTTGttgctgcccccaatcccttggCACCTCCCCTCATCCTAATCATTCTCCACCTACCTCCTTGCTTGGgtgctgcccccctcccccaagtagagggagggaggagagaaggaaggagggaggaagcaaGTCTAGAGGGAGATTGGGCCCGCCCCTCTTCTGCTCAGGAGAGGCCTTGCTGGGCAGAGGTGGTCAGAGCACACTGCAAATAGGAGTTAGTATAGGTCAGAGAAGTGAAGCCCTGGAATTTTGGAGCCATTTGCttaactgggggtggggagaaagtcTGTGAGCTTCCCTGCTTCATCTTGCAGGCTGAAGCTTCAGAAGAGGACCCTGGCTTGAAGATGCAGACCGTACTGACAGTGACCCAGAACTTGGAGGCCTCAGAGACACCGAAGGCCTCAAAGACACCAGAGGTCTCAAAGGCCACAGAGACCTCAAATGCTGTAGGAGTCTCAAAGGCCACTGAGGCTCAGGAGGTATCTGCCACTCAGGCTTCACCTACCACTAAGCTGACCGATACCCAGTTTCTAGCAGCCAAAAAGAAGAGTCCTGCAGCTGACACCAAAATGCAGCATACTGACCCTCAGGCTGTGACAGTGCCTGCTACTGAGACCAAAAAGGTCAGCTATGTGGCTGATACAAAGGTCAATACAAAGACCCTGGAGACTGAGTCTACTGCCTCTCAGGCTCTGGCAGATGAACCTGAGCCTGAGGGTGCAGCTGGTCAGGCTCAGGAGAATCAGGATACCCGGCCCAAGATCAAGGCCAAGAAAGCCCGAAAGGTAAGATCTTTGCTTTTCTACTTCTCTCAGTTGGTTCATGGTTCTGTAAACCTTTAGAAGGTTGGTTTCCTCTCCTCATAATAGCTGTAGGGGGACACAAAGAGGAATCTGTTATAATTCCTGTCTTCAGAAAGCTCATAGACTGGACATGAGATAGGAATACGAATAGccaaaatctaaacaaaatgcaGTTTATGTTTATGTAGTAGCTTACCATATGTCAAGGGCATAGTGACACAGGTTATCTCATTAAATCCTGAAAGTGATCTAGTTTTGTAGAGAAGGAAGTTGAGTCCCAGAGAGGTGGAGTGACTTGTCCAGGGTGATATAAACAGAATCAGTGGTggacagaggaagaggagaagcctCAGGCTTTACACTTGGGTTGCTCCTGGCCTGGTGGGAAGATGAAACTCCCACTTGGAAACCAGTGAAAGATGAATACAAGACTCAACATGGCCAATATCTAGTGAGTCAGGCTGTTACTACAAGGGTGGGATTAGAGGGGACTTCTGGAAAAGAGAAGATGAAGGAAAAAGGACCATCTGCTTCATCTGGCAATATTGTGTTTGCTCTCTGTTGATGCAGGTGAAGCATCTGAATGGGGAAGAGGATGGCAGCAATGATCAGAGTCAGGCTTCTGGAACCACAGGTGGCCGAAGGATCTCAAAGGCCCTAATGGCTTCAATGGCCCGCAGGGCTTCAAGGGGCCCCATAGCATTTTGGGCCCGCAGGGCATCAAGGACTCGGTTGGCTGCTTGGGCCCGGAGAGCTTTGCTTTCTCTGAGATCACCCAAGGCCCGTAGGGGCAAGGCTCGCCGCAGAGCTGCCAAGCTCCAGTCATCCCAAGAGCCTGAAGCACCACCACCCCGGGATGTGGCCCTTTTGCAAGGGAGGGTAAGAACCCTGTCCTCTCCACTCTGCATTATTCTCTGCTTTGCCTGCCTTCTTCTCTGCCATTGTGTCAAGTTTTTTGCAAACATATTTTGATCTTTCCATCTTTTCCACTTCTCCCAGGCAAACGATTTGGTGAAGTACCTGTTGGTTAAAGACCAGACAAAGATTCCCATCAAACGCTCAGGTAGAGTCCTACTAACCCCTTCCTTCCTCTAGCTCTGCCCTCCATTGCCCTCTCCCTCACATGCTGAGGGCATTTCTTGCTCCCCTGCTTCCATTTATGCCCTCTCAAAGTTCTAATTTGGCAGTAGTAGCATCTTTGTTCACTAGCTCAGAACCTGTTTGTGCCACCCACAGCAGGGTTGGTAAAGGGTCTATAGTTTGGGTATGGGGGCCACTTGGCTTCACTTCAGCCCAGGTGCTCGCAACACTCTCCCCTTGCAGACATGCTGAAGGACATCATCAAAGAATACACTGATGTGTACCCTGAAATCATTGAACGAGCAGGCTATTCCTTGGAGAAGGTGAAGGGGCAGACCTGGGGGATGGGTGCAATGGGGAAACCTTGAATCAAACAAAGGAGTACATGTCTCTTCTGGGGGGCACCACAGAGACTAATCCAGCCCCGTCACTGTgcagatgggaagacagtggccTAGCAAGGGGCATAGACTagcttgaggtcacacagcaagtccATGGTAAAATCACAGCTAGGACCCAAGCTACCCAGCTTAGTCTGGGCTTCTGTCCACTGCTGGACAGTCCTGTAATGTACTTCAGATACTCACTTCTCGATTTCTTTCCCCACTCTCTGGCTCCCTGGATTCCACTAATCACAAAGATGACAATAACAATAATGCATTTGTTGCCTGTTTGCTGTGTGCTGGCCACTCAGCTAAGTGCTTTATGTGCATTATCTCACTGAtttcacatgcatacacacacacacaaatacaaacatacacacagagagagacagactccTGAGTACATGGGGAGCTATGGGATGCCAAGGAAGCTGAATTCTGTGGTCTCACAAACTGTTCTCCCCATCCACAGGTTTTTGGGATCCAATTAAAGGAGATTGATAAGAATGACCACTTGTACATTCTTCTCAGCACCTTAGAGCCCACTGATGCAGGCATACTGGGAACGTAAGCTGGGATAGagctgggatgggagggaggcatCTGCTTTCGTTCATGGTACTAGTTCATCCCTGTCTTCTCCCTATACCCCCTTAAGAAATAAGAAGGACAGAGCCCTTTTCAATCACTCACACGTAGTTGGAGCCCTGCACACAGGAGTGATATCTGATTGTGATTGTAGGGTGTATAAGCTTCGGGTAGTGCACTCTTAGTGTAAGATTTTCTGGTTTTCCAGAAACTTCCCAAGAAAGCAGACTTGTCATTCCTTGTCTCTTCATATTGGCCTTGGTAGAATAGTTCTCACAGGAGAGCTTCCTGGTATGAGTGGATCATGATGCTTGATG from Cervus elaphus chromosome X, mCerEla1.1, whole genome shotgun sequence encodes the following:
- the LOC122688988 gene encoding melanoma-associated antigen D2, whose translation is MSDTSESGTGPTRFQAEASEEDPGLKMQTVLTVTQNLEASETPKASKTPEVSKATETSNAVGVSKATEAQEVSATQASPTTKLTDTQFLAAKKKSPAADTKMQHTDPQAVTVPATETKKVSYVADTKVNTKTLETESTASQALADEPEPEGAAGQAQENQDTRPKIKAKKARKVKHLNGEEDGSNDQSQASGTTGGRRISKALMASMARRASRGPIAFWARRASRTRLAAWARRALLSLRSPKARRGKARRRAAKLQSSQEPEAPPPRDVALLQGRANDLVKYLLVKDQTKIPIKRSDMLKDIIKEYTDVYPEIIERAGYSLEKVFGIQLKEIDKNDHLYILLSTLEPTDAGILGTTKDSPKLGLLMVLLSIIFMNGNRSSEAVIWEVLRKLGLRPGIHHSLFGDVKKLITDEFVKQKYLDYVRVPNSNPPEYEFFWGLRSYYETSKMKVLKFACKVQKKDPKEWAAQYREAMEADMKAAAEAAAEAKARAEIRAQMGIGLGSENAAGPCNWDEADIGPWAKARIQTGAEAKAKAQESGGASSGASAGGNFGASTSLTATLTFGLFSGLGGAGASTSGGSGACGFSYK